The Pseudogulbenkiania sp. MAI-1 sequence CTGACCGCCGAGATGATCCTGGAACAAGCTCAGCTCATCGGCGAGCTGCAGCGCGAGAAAAAATACCGCGAGGAGTTCGTGTTCCAGCTGATCACGCAGTCGGGCATGTCCAGCGCCAGCATGGAGGCCTGGGCGGCGCGCCTGGGTATCGACGTGCGCCAGACCCGGGCGGTGATCGTGCTGGAACTGGCCGAGGAGATGCAGCGCCCCGACGTGGCGCTGTCCCGCTTGCAGCGCGTGCAAACGGAACTGGCGACGCACTGGCCGGCGCTGCTGATGGCCGTTATCAACCCGCGCGAGCTGGCCCTCCTCGAACCGTTCGACGCCTCGGGGGGCCACCGCGAGCGTTCGACCCGGGCGCGCAAGCGCCTGCAAGCGCTCGCCGACGTGCTGGACGAGGAGCTCGGCAAGTCCTCGGTGCTGGCCATGGGGGTGGCCTTGCCCGGCCTGGACGGGGCGGCCGCGTCCTATCAGGCGGCGAAAAATACCGCCCGCGTCGGCCGCCTGCGCGATCCGCAGCGGCAGCTCTTCTCCTACTACGAGCTGAGCTTGCCGGTGCTGTTGTCGGGGCTGGACGTCGGCTGGCAGGCGGAGCAGCTGCAGCAGTTGCTGGTGCGGCTGAAAGCGTCCGACGGCAAGAGCGGCACGCTGCTCAAAACCTTGACGGCCTGGTTCGCCAACAACACCCACCCCAGTTCGACGGCCAAGGCCATGCATATCCATCGCAATACCCTGGATTACCGCCTGCAGAAGATCGGCGAACTCACCGGGCTGGACCTCGACAACACCGACGACCGCTTGCTGCTGTACGTCGCGCTGCAATTGAAAAACCCGTCGTCGAGCTGAGCGCCGGCAGGCATCGGGCCTGTCCCTCCATGCACGCCATATCCGGTTGCGGTGCGCGGCCACCCTGATCAAGACCACGACAAAGTAATACACTGACAGCATCCCCCCTCTGGCCGACCGAGAGAAGGAGCCAACATGAGGATGCTTCGGCAAGGCGGAGCGCGGCTGACAACGATGGTGCTCGCCCTGCTGCTGGCCGCCTGCGGCCAGGACGACGACCGAACCTACCAGGGTTATGTGGAAGGCGAATACCTCTACCTCGCCGCGCCCTCCGCCGGCTACCTGCAGACGCTGAACACCGCACGCGGCAGTCGGGTGCGCGCCGGCGCCGCGCTGTTCGCCATCGCCCCCGACCCGGAACGGCAGGGGCTGGAGGAAGCCGAGGCGCGGGTGCAATCGGCCGAAGAGAAGCTGCAGAACCTGAAGGAGCCGCGCCGGCCGCCGGAAATCGCCGCCGTCGAAGCCCAGTTGCAATCGGCCGAGGCCGCGCTGCGCCTGGCCGAGACCCAGTTGCGCCAGCAGCGGGCGCTGGCGCGCCAGGGCTTCATCTCGCAGGCACGGCTCGACGAGGCGATCGCCGCGCGCGAACAGGCCGCGGCCCAGGCCGATGCGCTGCGCCAGCAGCTCGCAAGCGCCCGCATCACGCTCGGCCGCCCGCCCGAGGTGCGCAGTGCCGAGGCCGAACTGGAGGCGGCCCGGGCGCTGGCGGCGCAGAAACGCTGGCAGTTGGAGAAGAAATCGGTGCGCGCCCCGGCCGGGGGCGAGATCGTTGAGACCTACTACCGCCCCGGCGAATGGGTGGCGGCCGGCCAGCCGGTGGCGAGCCTACTGCCGGACGACCGCCGGCGCATCCGCTTCTTCGTGCCGGAAACCGTGGTTGCCCAACTGCGCCCAGGTCGCAAGGTGGACGTCGCCTGCGACGGCTGTCCGAATCCGCTGTCCGCGACGGTGACCTTCATCGCGGCGCAGGCCGAATACACCCCGCCGGTGATCTACAGCCGCGGCAGCCGCGAGAAGCTGGTGTTCCGGGTCGAAGCCGTCCCCACCCCGCAGCAAGCCACGGTTTTGCGTCCCGGCCTGCCGGTAGACGTGCGCCTCTCGGGAGGATGAGATGGAATTCGCCATCGACGTCACCGCCCTCAACAAGCACTTCGGCGACAAGCACGTGGTGCGCGACCTGTCGCTGCAGGTGCGCGAGGGCGAGATCTACGGCTTTCTCGGCCCCAACGGCAGCGGCAAGACCACCTCGATCCGCATGCTGTGCGGACTGCTGACGCCGGACAGCGGCAGCGGGCGCTGCCTGGGTTACGACGTGCTGACGCAAAGCGCCGAGATCAAGCGCCAGGTGGGCTACATGACCCAGCGGTTCTCGCTGTGGGACGACCTGACCATCGCCGAGAACCTGGATTTCGTGGCGCGCATGTTCGGCATGAGCGGCCGGCGCGAGGCGGTCGACCGGGCACTGGAAGACCTCGGCCTGTCGGGACGGCGCGACCAGCTCGCCGGCACGCTGTCGGGCGGCTGGAAGCAACGCCTGGCGCTGGCGACCTGCCTGCTGCACCGCCCTCGCCTGCTGCTGCTCGACGAACCGACCGCCGGCGTCGACCCCAAGGCGCGGCGCGACTTCTGGGAGGAGATCCACCGCCTGTCGGCCGAAGGCATCACCATCCTGGTGTCGACGCACTACATGGACGAGGCCGAGCGCTGCCATCGCCTGGCCTACCTGTCCTACGGCAAGCTGCTCGCCGCCGGCACCGCCGACGAGGTGATCGCCGCCCAGCAGCTCGCCACCTGGGAGCTCTCCGGCCCCGGCCTCGGCGGCTTGGGCGAAGAACTGCGCCGCTTGCCGGGGGTGGAACAGGTAGCGAGCTTCGGGGCGCTGCTGCACGTCAGCGGCGCCGACGTCGCCACGCTGCAGCCCGAGCTCGAACGCTTCTGCCATGACCACGGCCTCGCGCTGGAGCGCGTCCCCTCGACGCTGGAAGACGTGTTCATCCGGCTGATGCAGCACAGCCAGGACCCGTTCCAGGAGGCGCCATGAGCCGCTCCCCCCTTACCCGTTTCTCGCTGCAACGCTGGCTCGGTATCGTCGTCAAGGAGTTCATCCAGCTCAAACGCGACCGGCTGACCTTCGGCATGATCATCGGCATCCCGATCATCCAGCTGACGCTGTTCGGCTTCGCCATCAATTCCGACCCCAAGCACCTGCCCACCGCCGTGGTGATGGCCGAGGCGAGCCCGTTCAGCCGCGCCTACCTCGCCGCGATGCGGAACAGCGACTATT is a genomic window containing:
- a CDS encoding sugar diacid recognition domain-containing protein, translated to MIGSELAQQIVERAMKIIPFSVNVMDARGIIIASGNVDRIGDLHPGAQLALARAGTVEIDDAAIPNLPGAKAGINLPLSVRGEICGVVGITGQPEQVRQFGELVRLTAEMILEQAQLIGELQREKKYREEFVFQLITQSGMSSASMEAWAARLGIDVRQTRAVIVLELAEEMQRPDVALSRLQRVQTELATHWPALLMAVINPRELALLEPFDASGGHRERSTRARKRLQALADVLDEELGKSSVLAMGVALPGLDGAAASYQAAKNTARVGRLRDPQRQLFSYYELSLPVLLSGLDVGWQAEQLQQLLVRLKASDGKSGTLLKTLTAWFANNTHPSSTAKAMHIHRNTLDYRLQKIGELTGLDLDNTDDRLLLYVALQLKNPSSS
- a CDS encoding HlyD family secretion protein yields the protein MRMLRQGGARLTTMVLALLLAACGQDDDRTYQGYVEGEYLYLAAPSAGYLQTLNTARGSRVRAGAALFAIAPDPERQGLEEAEARVQSAEEKLQNLKEPRRPPEIAAVEAQLQSAEAALRLAETQLRQQRALARQGFISQARLDEAIAAREQAAAQADALRQQLASARITLGRPPEVRSAEAELEAARALAAQKRWQLEKKSVRAPAGGEIVETYYRPGEWVAAGQPVASLLPDDRRRIRFFVPETVVAQLRPGRKVDVACDGCPNPLSATVTFIAAQAEYTPPVIYSRGSREKLVFRVEAVPTPQQATVLRPGLPVDVRLSGG
- a CDS encoding ABC transporter ATP-binding protein, which translates into the protein MEFAIDVTALNKHFGDKHVVRDLSLQVREGEIYGFLGPNGSGKTTSIRMLCGLLTPDSGSGRCLGYDVLTQSAEIKRQVGYMTQRFSLWDDLTIAENLDFVARMFGMSGRREAVDRALEDLGLSGRRDQLAGTLSGGWKQRLALATCLLHRPRLLLLDEPTAGVDPKARRDFWEEIHRLSAEGITILVSTHYMDEAERCHRLAYLSYGKLLAAGTADEVIAAQQLATWELSGPGLGGLGEELRRLPGVEQVASFGALLHVSGADVATLQPELERFCHDHGLALERVPSTLEDVFIRLMQHSQDPFQEAP